Proteins from one Dioscorea cayenensis subsp. rotundata cultivar TDr96_F1 unplaced genomic scaffold, TDr96_F1_v2_PseudoChromosome.rev07_lg8_w22 25.fasta BLBR01001508.1, whole genome shotgun sequence genomic window:
- the LOC120256562 gene encoding AT-hook motif nuclear-localized protein 11-like, with the protein MASNYAAAAAMDAVPMPRRGSGRSSGSGSRQRLSSPGNSVTGPVGMGLMNSYMIIIDVGENIAEKIISFAEEGPKHLCILSVNGSVSSATLLRPSTAGGVVTYEGTSLDILSLSGSLTPDEDGESVTGVDGLNITLSSSDGRVIGGRVGDVLIAATRVQVVVGVFNALLKKKTESDTDTDLEIEPEIEPETSNMPARQKQASVSRRG; encoded by the exons ATGGCATCAAActatgctgctgctgctgccatGGATGCAGTTCCAATGCCCAGGAGGGGGAGTGGAAGGTCTTCTGGTTCTGGAAGTAGACAACGTTTGAGTTCTCCTG GGAATTCGGTGACTGGGCCAGTTGGAATGGgtctcatgaattcatacatgATCATCATTGATGTTGGGGAG AATATTGCGGAAAAGATAATCTCTTTTGCTGAAGAGGGCCCAAAGCATTTATGCATCTTATCAGTGAACGGTTCTGTCTCCTCCGCCACTCTTCTCCGTCCTTCTACCGCCGGTGGTGTTGTCACTTATGAG GGTACAAGCCTAGACATACTTAGCTTGTCTGGTTCTCTTACACCTGATGAAGATGGTGAATCAGTGACAGGTGTGGATGGATTAAACATAACTCTTTCTAGCTCTGACGGTAGAGTGATCGGTGGACGTGTTGGTGATGTACTCATAGCTGCAACCCGTGTTCAG GTGGTTGTGGGGGTTTTCAATGCTCTTTTGAAGAAGAAGACCGAATCAGACACCGACACTGATCTTGAAATTGAACCTGAAATTGAACCTGAAACAAGCAACATGCCTGCTCGCCAGAAGCAGGCCTCAGTGTCCAGGCGAGGATAG